One genomic segment of Streptomyces sp. NBC_00239 includes these proteins:
- a CDS encoding iron-containing alcohol dehydrogenase family protein, translating to MPVLTRLIPSPVVVDISCGAMDDLAGLLADQRISASGKLAIAISGGSGQALRAKLEPVLPHADWYPVVDGTIDSAVKLADDIKGRRYDAVVGLGGGKIIDVAKYAAARVGLPMVAVATNLSHDGICSPVSILDNDNGRGSYGVPTPIAMVIDLDVIKDAPVRFIRAGIGDAISNISAIADWELSHRLTGEPVDGLAAAMARTAGESVLRHPGGCGDDEFLTVLSEALVLSGIAMSISGDSRPSSGACHEISHAFDLLYPGRSALHGEQVGIGAAFAMHLRGARDQAGLFTEVLRGHGLPVLPEEIGFSVDEFVKAVEYAPQTRPGRFTILEHLNLSAAEIRDAYSDYAKTIRS from the coding sequence ATGCCAGTACTGACGCGGCTCATCCCGTCGCCGGTCGTCGTCGACATCAGCTGCGGCGCCATGGACGACCTGGCCGGCCTCCTGGCCGACCAGCGGATCTCGGCGTCCGGCAAGCTCGCGATCGCCATCAGCGGGGGATCCGGCCAGGCGCTGCGCGCCAAGCTGGAGCCCGTACTGCCGCACGCCGACTGGTACCCGGTCGTCGACGGCACGATCGACTCCGCGGTCAAGCTCGCCGACGACATAAAGGGCCGCCGCTACGACGCAGTGGTCGGCCTGGGCGGCGGCAAGATCATCGACGTGGCGAAGTACGCCGCGGCGCGGGTCGGGCTGCCGATGGTGGCCGTCGCCACCAACCTCTCGCACGACGGCATCTGCTCGCCGGTGTCGATCCTCGACAACGACAACGGGCGGGGCTCCTACGGCGTCCCCACGCCGATCGCCATGGTGATCGACCTCGACGTCATCAAGGACGCCCCGGTGCGGTTCATCCGCGCCGGCATCGGCGACGCGATCTCCAACATCTCCGCGATCGCGGACTGGGAGCTCTCGCACCGCCTGACGGGCGAGCCCGTGGACGGCCTCGCCGCCGCCATGGCCCGCACCGCCGGCGAGTCCGTGCTGCGCCACCCCGGCGGCTGCGGCGACGACGAGTTCCTCACCGTGCTCTCCGAGGCCCTGGTGCTCTCCGGCATCGCCATGTCGATCAGCGGCGACAGCCGCCCGTCGTCGGGCGCCTGCCACGAGATCAGCCACGCCTTCGACCTGCTCTACCCGGGGCGCTCCGCGCTCCACGGCGAGCAGGTCGGCATCGGCGCCGCCTTCGCCATGCACCTGCGCGGCGCCCGCGACCAGGCCGGGCTCTTCACCGAGGTGCTGCGCGGCCACGGGCTGCCGGTGCTGCCTGAGGAGATCGGGTTCAGCGTGGACGAGTTCGTCAAGGCCGTCGAGTACGCCCCGCAGACCCGCCCGGGACGCTTCACCATCCTGGAGCACCTCAACCTGTCCGCCGCCGAGATCAGGGACGCTTACTCCGACTATGCCAAGACCATCCGTAGCTGA
- a CDS encoding phosphocholine cytidylyltransferase family protein: protein MIGLVLAAGAGRRLRPYTDTLPKALVPVGPEGQEESLTVLDLTLGNFAAVGLTEVAIVVGYRKEAVYERKAALEAKYGLSITLIDNDKAEEWNNAYSLWCARDVLKKGVILANGDTVHPVSVEETLLAARGNGQKIILALDTVKHLADEEMKVITAEGQGVRTITKLMDPATATGEYIGVTLIEPDAAEALADALKATFERDPDLYYEDGYQKLVNDGFVIDVAPIGDVKWVEIDNHDDLAKGRTIACQY, encoded by the coding sequence ATGATCGGCCTTGTACTCGCTGCCGGTGCCGGACGCCGCCTGCGTCCCTACACCGACACCCTTCCCAAGGCCCTCGTGCCGGTCGGCCCCGAAGGCCAGGAGGAGAGCCTCACGGTCCTCGACCTGACCCTGGGCAACTTCGCCGCGGTCGGCCTCACCGAGGTCGCGATCGTCGTCGGCTACCGCAAGGAGGCCGTGTACGAGCGCAAGGCCGCGCTGGAGGCCAAGTACGGCCTGTCGATCACGCTCATCGACAACGACAAGGCCGAGGAGTGGAACAACGCCTACTCCCTGTGGTGCGCCCGTGACGTCCTGAAGAAGGGCGTCATCCTCGCCAACGGCGACACCGTGCACCCGGTCTCCGTCGAGGAGACCCTGCTCGCCGCCCGCGGCAACGGCCAGAAGATCATCCTCGCCCTCGACACGGTCAAGCACCTGGCCGACGAGGAGATGAAGGTCATCACCGCCGAGGGCCAGGGCGTCCGCACGATCACCAAGCTGATGGACCCGGCCACCGCGACCGGCGAGTACATCGGCGTCACCCTGATCGAGCCCGACGCCGCCGAGGCGCTGGCCGACGCCCTGAAGGCCACCTTCGAGCGCGACCCCGACCTCTACTACGAGGACGGCTACCAGAAGCTCGTCAACGACGGCTTCGTCATCGACGTGGCCCCCATCGGCGACGTCAAGTGGGTCGAGATCGACAACCACGACGACCTCGCCAAGGGCCGGACGATCGCATGCCAGTACTGA
- a CDS encoding DUF5941 domain-containing protein has translation MPTAILTGPPVPGSPLEGELRSLGFDVRHAPAPWDAGHVLSALPAAERVALVDSRFVGHTHALRLALTDPRFEACAIPGALGVQAPLRAELTAAAAEPDPLTANLPDRLAAALESAGTPVQRPELGTLVAEVPQDPGARTAAAAAVAAVDDEAVRLRTAVKSRDGFFTTFFISPYSRYIARWCARRGLTPNQVTTASLITALIAAGCAATGERTGYIAAGVLLLVSFVLDCTDGQLARYALKYSTMGAWLDATFDRAKEYAFYAGLALGAARGGDDVWALALGSMVLMTCRHVVDFSFNEANHDATANTSPTAALSGKLDSVGWTVWIRRMIILPIGERWAMIAVLTAATTPRITFYALLIGCAFGALYTTAGRVLRSLTRKAKRTDRAAQALADLADTGPLGELVARLTARPAHPLRLLFALVGAVVVTGAAWTEPFGSPTVVYAALLYAVLAGNAVSQPLKGALDWLLPPLFRAAEYGTVLLLAAKADVPGALPAAFGLVAAVAYHHYDTVYRIRGGTGAPPHWLVRTTGGHEGRVLITTALAAVLARNTDFPVALTALAVFVALVVLAESIRFWVSSGAPAVHDEGEPA, from the coding sequence CTGCCGACCGCCATCCTCACCGGCCCGCCGGTCCCCGGATCGCCGCTCGAAGGCGAACTGCGCTCCCTCGGTTTCGACGTGCGCCACGCCCCCGCCCCGTGGGACGCCGGCCACGTGCTGTCCGCGCTGCCCGCCGCCGAGCGGGTCGCCCTCGTCGACAGCCGCTTCGTCGGGCACACCCACGCCCTGCGCCTCGCGCTGACCGACCCGCGCTTCGAGGCCTGCGCCATCCCCGGCGCGCTCGGGGTGCAGGCGCCGCTGCGGGCCGAGCTCACCGCGGCCGCCGCGGAACCCGACCCGCTCACCGCCAACCTCCCGGACCGGCTCGCCGCCGCCCTGGAGTCCGCGGGCACCCCCGTGCAGCGGCCCGAGCTGGGCACCCTCGTCGCCGAGGTGCCGCAGGACCCCGGAGCCCGGACCGCGGCCGCGGCCGCCGTCGCCGCCGTGGACGACGAGGCCGTGCGCCTGCGCACCGCCGTGAAGTCCCGCGACGGCTTCTTCACCACCTTCTTCATCAGCCCGTACTCGCGCTACATCGCACGCTGGTGCGCCCGGCGCGGGCTGACGCCCAACCAGGTCACCACCGCCTCGCTGATCACCGCGCTGATCGCGGCGGGCTGCGCCGCCACCGGCGAGCGCACCGGCTACATCGCCGCCGGCGTGCTGCTGCTCGTCTCCTTCGTGCTCGACTGCACCGACGGGCAGCTCGCCCGGTACGCGCTCAAGTACTCGACGATGGGCGCCTGGCTCGACGCCACCTTCGACCGGGCCAAGGAGTACGCCTTCTACGCCGGCCTCGCGCTCGGCGCCGCCCGCGGCGGGGACGACGTATGGGCCCTCGCGCTCGGCTCGATGGTGCTGATGACCTGCCGGCACGTCGTGGACTTCTCCTTCAACGAGGCGAACCACGACGCCACCGCCAACACGAGCCCCACCGCGGCCCTGTCCGGCAAGCTCGACAGCGTCGGCTGGACGGTCTGGATCCGCAGGATGATCATCCTGCCGATCGGCGAGCGCTGGGCGATGATCGCGGTCCTCACCGCGGCCACCACCCCCCGCATCACCTTCTACGCGCTCCTGATCGGCTGCGCCTTCGGCGCCCTCTACACCACCGCGGGCCGTGTCCTGCGCTCCCTGACCCGCAAGGCGAAGCGGACCGACCGGGCCGCGCAGGCGCTCGCGGACCTCGCCGACACCGGCCCGCTCGGCGAGCTCGTCGCCCGCCTCACGGCCCGCCCGGCGCACCCGCTGCGCCTGCTGTTCGCCCTGGTCGGAGCGGTCGTCGTGACCGGCGCCGCCTGGACCGAGCCGTTCGGCAGCCCCACGGTCGTCTACGCCGCCCTGCTGTACGCGGTGCTCGCGGGGAACGCGGTCTCGCAGCCCCTCAAGGGCGCCCTGGACTGGCTGCTGCCGCCGCTCTTCCGGGCCGCAGAGTACGGCACGGTGCTGCTGCTCGCCGCCAAGGCGGACGTGCCCGGGGCCCTGCCGGCGGCATTCGGCCTGGTGGCGGCGGTCGCCTACCATCACTACGACACGGTGTACCGCATCCGCGGCGGCACCGGCGCGCCCCCGCACTGGCTGGTGCGGACGACCGGCGGCCACGAAGGCCGGGTGCTGATCACCACGGCCCTGGCCGCCGTCCTCGCGCGCAACACGGACTTCCCCGTCGCGCTCACGGCCCTGGCCGTGTTCGTGGCACTCGTGGTGCTCGCCGAGAGCATCCGGTTCTGGGTCTCTTCCGGAGCACCCGCCGTACATGACGAAGGAGAACCAGCATGA
- a CDS encoding bifunctional class I SAM-dependent methyltransferase/N-acetyltransferase — translation MTDNTLFEAFLTLHRGLPRQGPGSDATTRRLLSLAGPLPERPRVLDLGCGPGRSALLLAAEAGAEVTAVDLYDGFLDELRAAASARGLADRVRPVLADMGALPFPDGSFDLVWAESSVYNIGFDTALREWKRLLAPGGALVLTECVWTSDEPSGQARAFWEEHYALRRDADNAAAAEAAGYEVLGVHPQPQSDWDEYYGPLGERAEAADPSVPGMAEAIAGARTEIAMRRDHGGEYGYSGYVLRPAGAAGWTVREERPADREAVFAVHAAAFPTPYEAELVDELRADGAWIPGFSYVAQAPDGSVAAHALVTRCHIDGVPSLALAPVATAPEYQRTGAGSAVVRAVLDAVRRSGAPLVLVLGHPEYYPRFGFVPAAAFGVSHAFEVPEEANMLLVLDGSVPVPAGTIRYPAPFGV, via the coding sequence TTGACCGACAACACGTTGTTCGAGGCATTTCTCACTCTCCACCGCGGTCTGCCGCGCCAGGGGCCGGGCTCCGACGCGACGACCCGGCGCCTCCTCTCCCTCGCCGGACCCCTCCCCGAGCGGCCGCGGGTCCTCGACCTGGGCTGCGGCCCGGGCCGCAGCGCACTGCTCCTCGCCGCCGAAGCGGGCGCCGAGGTGACCGCCGTCGACCTGTACGACGGCTTCCTCGACGAGCTGCGCGCGGCCGCCTCGGCCCGCGGGCTGGCCGACCGGGTGCGTCCGGTGCTCGCCGACATGGGCGCGCTGCCGTTCCCCGACGGCTCCTTCGACCTCGTCTGGGCGGAGAGCTCCGTCTACAACATCGGCTTCGACACCGCCCTGCGGGAGTGGAAGCGGCTCCTCGCCCCGGGCGGCGCGCTCGTGCTGACCGAGTGCGTGTGGACCTCCGACGAGCCCTCCGGGCAGGCGCGGGCCTTCTGGGAGGAGCACTACGCACTGCGCCGGGACGCCGACAACGCGGCGGCCGCCGAGGCCGCCGGGTACGAGGTGCTCGGCGTCCACCCGCAGCCGCAGTCCGACTGGGACGAGTACTACGGGCCGCTCGGCGAGCGGGCCGAGGCCGCCGACCCGTCGGTGCCCGGAATGGCCGAGGCGATCGCCGGGGCCCGTACGGAGATCGCCATGCGCCGGGACCACGGCGGCGAGTACGGGTACAGCGGCTACGTGCTGCGGCCCGCCGGGGCGGCCGGCTGGACGGTCCGCGAGGAGCGGCCCGCCGACCGGGAGGCCGTGTTCGCGGTCCACGCGGCCGCGTTCCCGACCCCGTACGAGGCGGAGCTGGTCGACGAGCTGCGCGCGGACGGGGCGTGGATCCCCGGGTTCTCCTACGTGGCGCAGGCGCCCGACGGGTCGGTGGCCGCGCACGCGCTGGTCACCCGCTGCCACATCGACGGGGTGCCGTCGCTGGCGCTCGCGCCGGTGGCGACGGCGCCGGAGTACCAGCGCACGGGCGCCGGCAGCGCCGTCGTGCGGGCGGTGCTGGACGCCGTGCGCCGCAGCGGAGCGCCGCTGGTGCTGGTGCTCGGGCATCCCGAGTACTACCCGCGGTTCGGTTTCGTGCCGGCGGCAGCCTTCGGGGTCAGCCACGCGTTCGAGGTGCCGGAGGAGGCGAACATGCTGCTGGTCCTCGACGGTTCGGTGCCGGTGCCGGCGGGCACGATCCGGTATCCGGCCCCGTTCGGAGTCTGA
- the idi gene encoding isopentenyl-diphosphate Delta-isomerase, whose protein sequence is MPITPATAAAGASNGTADEPIMLELVDEAGNTIGTAEKLSAHQAPGRLHRAFSVFLFDGAGRLLLQQRALGKYHSPGVWSNTCCGHPYPGESPFAAAARRTYEELGLSPSLLAEAGTVRYNHPDPDSGLVEQEYNHLFVGLAQAELRVDPSEVGDTAFVTAEELAKRHAADPFSAWFMTVLDAARPAIRELTGDAAGW, encoded by the coding sequence ATGCCGATCACACCAGCCACCGCCGCCGCCGGCGCGTCCAACGGCACCGCAGACGAGCCGATCATGCTCGAACTGGTCGACGAGGCGGGCAACACCATCGGCACCGCGGAGAAGCTCTCCGCACACCAGGCTCCCGGTCGGCTGCACCGGGCGTTCTCCGTGTTCCTGTTCGACGGGGCGGGCCGCCTGCTCCTTCAGCAGCGGGCCCTCGGGAAGTACCACTCCCCCGGCGTCTGGTCGAACACCTGCTGCGGTCACCCGTACCCGGGTGAGTCGCCGTTCGCGGCCGCGGCCCGGCGTACGTACGAGGAGCTGGGTCTGTCGCCCTCGCTGCTCGCGGAGGCGGGCACCGTCCGCTACAACCACCCCGACCCGGATTCGGGCCTGGTGGAGCAGGAGTACAACCACCTGTTCGTGGGACTCGCCCAGGCGGAGCTGCGGGTGGACCCGTCGGAGGTGGGCGACACCGCCTTCGTCACCGCGGAGGAGCTCGCCAAGCGGCACGCGGCCGACCCGTTCTCGGCCTGGTTCATGACGGTGCTGGACGCGGCCCGGCCGGCGATCCGCGAGCTGACGGGCGACGCCGCGGGCTGGTAG
- a CDS encoding ATP-binding protein, which yields MDAPPPSEPLSEPPAYDGVWRFTAPAVEESVPQARHAVRDLLGRQGVPVGGDTAYSLLLIVSELVTNSVRHAALLSPEVAVEVAIGREWVRVAVEDNHPYRPKALEADFGQTGGRGLLLVREITLESGGVCDVEHTAGGGKVIWAALPLVPRSRTARG from the coding sequence ATGGACGCGCCACCCCCCAGCGAACCACTGAGCGAACCACCCGCCTATGACGGCGTATGGAGGTTCACGGCACCCGCAGTTGAAGAATCCGTTCCGCAGGCCCGACACGCGGTGCGCGATCTGCTGGGCCGCCAAGGCGTACCGGTGGGCGGCGACACCGCCTACTCCCTGCTGCTGATCGTTTCGGAGCTCGTCACCAACTCCGTACGGCACGCGGCGCTGCTCTCGCCCGAGGTCGCCGTCGAGGTGGCCATCGGCCGGGAGTGGGTAAGGGTGGCCGTCGAGGACAACCACCCCTACCGCCCCAAGGCACTGGAGGCCGATTTCGGCCAGACCGGCGGCCGCGGCCTGCTGCTCGTGCGCGAGATCACCCTGGAATCCGGGGGCGTCTGCGACGTCGAGCACACGGCCGGCGGCGGCAAGGTGATCTGGGCGGCCCTGCCGCTCGTGCCCCGCAGCCGGACCGCGCGGGGCTGA
- a CDS encoding enoyl-CoA hydratase/isomerase family protein → MDAQLQHTVDGAVATVVISHPAKRNAMTTDMWRALPELLDTLAADPAVRALVLTGAGDTFCAGADISTLRGPAAAADPQALAVAAEEALAAFPWPTLAAIRGYCVGGGSQLAAACDLRFAEEGASFGVTPAKLGIVYPASSTRRLASLVGPAAAKYLLFSAELIDTERALRTGLVDEVLPAGELDKRVAEFARILTGRSLLTQAAAKEFADGRTGREAYWAGQQRTSGDTAEGVAAFLERRTPRFAWPAAGLTPDA, encoded by the coding sequence ATGGACGCGCAGCTGCAGCACACCGTGGACGGAGCGGTGGCCACGGTCGTCATCTCGCACCCCGCCAAGCGCAACGCCATGACCACGGACATGTGGCGGGCGCTGCCGGAGCTCCTGGACACCCTGGCGGCCGACCCCGCCGTACGGGCCCTGGTGCTCACCGGGGCCGGCGACACCTTCTGTGCCGGGGCCGACATCTCCACGCTGCGCGGGCCGGCCGCCGCGGCGGATCCGCAGGCGCTGGCCGTGGCCGCGGAGGAGGCGCTCGCCGCCTTCCCCTGGCCGACGCTGGCCGCCATCCGCGGCTACTGCGTCGGCGGCGGCAGCCAGCTCGCGGCCGCCTGCGACCTGCGGTTCGCGGAGGAAGGCGCGTCCTTCGGGGTGACCCCGGCGAAGCTGGGCATCGTCTACCCGGCGTCGTCCACCCGGCGGCTGGCCTCGCTGGTGGGCCCGGCGGCCGCCAAGTACCTGCTGTTCTCCGCCGAGTTGATCGACACCGAGCGGGCGCTGCGCACCGGGCTCGTGGACGAGGTGCTGCCGGCGGGCGAACTCGACAAGCGGGTGGCCGAGTTCGCCCGGATCCTCACCGGCCGCTCGCTCCTGACCCAGGCGGCGGCCAAGGAGTTCGCGGACGGCCGCACCGGCCGGGAGGCGTACTGGGCCGGGCAGCAGCGCACCAGCGGCGACACCGCCGAGGGTGTCGCCGCCTTCCTGGAGCGCCGTACGCCCCGCTTCGCCTGGCCGGCCGCGGGCCTGACGCCCGACGCGTGA
- a CDS encoding DJ-1/PfpI family protein, translating into MQIAILLYDRVTALDAIGPFDTLGRLPDSETVFVAQRPGPVRNDSGQLTLIAERSLDEVPNPDIVLVPGSPVAHAQTDNKEVLDWLRAADATSTWTTSVCTGSLLLGAAGLLRGRRATSHWLALDALAGFGAHATGERVVTDGKYVTAAGVSSGIDMGLTLLGRIAGDRVAQSVQLLTEYDPQPPYDAGSPEKAPADLVAELRAQSASILR; encoded by the coding sequence GTGCAGATCGCGATCCTGCTCTACGACCGCGTCACCGCGCTCGACGCCATCGGCCCCTTCGACACCCTGGGCCGGCTCCCCGACTCCGAGACGGTGTTCGTCGCGCAGCGGCCCGGCCCCGTGCGCAACGACTCCGGGCAGCTCACACTGATCGCCGAGCGGTCCCTCGACGAGGTGCCCAACCCCGACATCGTCCTCGTGCCGGGCAGCCCCGTCGCGCACGCCCAGACCGACAACAAGGAGGTGCTCGACTGGCTGCGCGCCGCCGACGCCACCAGCACCTGGACCACCTCGGTGTGCACCGGCTCGCTGCTGCTGGGCGCGGCCGGCCTGCTCCGGGGCCGCCGGGCGACCTCCCACTGGCTCGCCCTGGACGCGCTGGCCGGCTTCGGGGCGCACGCCACCGGCGAGCGGGTCGTGACCGACGGCAAGTACGTGACCGCGGCCGGCGTCTCCTCCGGCATCGACATGGGCCTGACCCTGCTCGGCCGGATCGCGGGCGACCGGGTCGCCCAGTCGGTCCAGCTGCTCACCGAGTACGACCCGCAGCCGCCCTACGACGCGGGCTCGCCGGAGAAGGCCCCGGCCGACCTGGTCGCCGAACTGCGGGCCCAGAGCGCCAGCATCCTGCGGTAG
- a CDS encoding GlxA family transcriptional regulator, protein MPQRTVLALLFDGVQSLDVTGPVEVFSGASLLDPRAGYRIRTASLDGGPVRTSSGLTVVPDGPLATAPRPHTLLVPGGEGTRRPDPALIGWLREHGPGAERLVSVCTGSLLLAEAGLLDGRRATSHWMLCEAFADKYPAVRVEPDPIYVRDGHIATSAGVTAGIDLALALVEEDLGREIALQVARHLVVFLRRPGNQAQFSAQLAAQTAQREPLREVQQFITEHPAEDLSVPELARRARLSPRHFARAFQAETGVSPGRYVERVRVEHARRLLEDSSAGVSQISRACGYGTPEALRRAFVRTLGQPPAEYRRRFGDHPAP, encoded by the coding sequence ATGCCGCAGCGAACCGTGTTGGCCCTGCTCTTCGACGGAGTCCAGAGCCTCGATGTCACCGGGCCCGTCGAGGTGTTCAGCGGAGCCTCGCTCCTGGACCCGCGGGCCGGATACCGGATCCGTACCGCCTCCCTCGACGGCGGTCCGGTCCGGACCAGCAGCGGCCTCACCGTGGTCCCCGACGGTCCGCTGGCCACCGCCCCCCGCCCGCACACCCTGCTCGTCCCGGGCGGCGAGGGCACCCGGCGGCCCGACCCTGCCCTCATCGGCTGGCTGCGCGAGCACGGTCCCGGCGCCGAACGCCTGGTGTCCGTGTGCACCGGCTCGCTGCTGCTGGCCGAGGCCGGACTGCTCGACGGCCGCCGGGCCACCTCGCACTGGATGCTCTGCGAGGCGTTCGCCGACAAGTACCCGGCGGTGCGGGTCGAACCCGACCCCATCTACGTACGCGACGGCCACATCGCCACCTCGGCGGGCGTGACCGCCGGCATCGACCTCGCCCTCGCGCTGGTGGAGGAGGACCTCGGGCGGGAGATCGCCCTCCAAGTCGCCCGCCACCTCGTGGTGTTCCTGCGCCGGCCCGGCAACCAGGCCCAGTTCAGCGCCCAGCTCGCGGCCCAGACCGCACAGCGCGAACCCCTGCGCGAGGTCCAGCAGTTCATCACCGAGCACCCCGCGGAGGACCTGAGCGTGCCGGAACTCGCCCGCCGCGCCCGGCTCTCGCCCCGGCACTTCGCCCGCGCCTTCCAGGCGGAGACCGGGGTGAGCCCCGGCCGGTACGTGGAGCGGGTCCGCGTCGAGCACGCCCGGCGGCTCCTGGAGGACAGCTCCGCCGGGGTCTCCCAGATCTCCCGCGCCTGCGGGTACGGCACGCCAGAGGCGCTGCGGCGCGCCTTCGTCCGCACCCTGGGCCAGCCGCCGGCCGAGTACCGGCGCCGCTTCGGCGACCACCCGGCCCCGTAA
- a CDS encoding SCO6745 family protein, with protein MTSLLPARAVRNCGEGTMNTTHAVVIFAPEHEAELKAVGITSRIRGILAVRAAALGPIGPGAAAGAFFNHDYAFLARHFPAVWQEASPADVLAARARAAEAALPRLFGADVVSSPEMKEAAALALRATEACERPGKTLFAAHADLPVPEVPHVAYWHAATLLREHRGDGHNAALLAAGLDPVESMVAHSASGTGISGQRIRDTRGWTQEDLEAAKDRLRERGLLDAAGDLTQEGRDLREAVEVETDRLDRAPYEHIGAAGTARLTELGQTWFRIALGNGGFPADLFGKA; from the coding sequence ATGACCTCCCTCCTGCCTGCCCGGGCCGTGCGCAACTGCGGCGAGGGCACCATGAACACGACCCACGCCGTCGTCATCTTCGCGCCCGAGCACGAGGCCGAACTGAAGGCCGTCGGCATCACCTCGCGCATCCGCGGCATCCTCGCGGTCCGGGCCGCGGCGCTGGGTCCGATCGGCCCGGGCGCCGCGGCCGGCGCGTTCTTCAACCACGACTACGCGTTCCTGGCGCGGCACTTCCCGGCCGTCTGGCAGGAGGCGAGCCCGGCGGACGTGCTCGCCGCCCGGGCGCGGGCCGCGGAGGCCGCCCTGCCGCGGCTGTTCGGCGCGGACGTCGTCTCCTCGCCCGAGATGAAGGAGGCCGCGGCGCTCGCGCTGCGCGCCACCGAGGCGTGCGAGCGGCCCGGCAAGACGCTGTTCGCGGCGCACGCCGACCTGCCGGTGCCGGAGGTGCCGCACGTGGCGTACTGGCACGCGGCCACCCTGCTGCGCGAGCACCGCGGCGACGGGCACAACGCCGCCCTGCTCGCCGCCGGGCTGGACCCGGTCGAGTCGATGGTCGCGCACTCCGCGTCCGGCACCGGCATCAGCGGGCAGCGGATCCGCGACACCCGCGGCTGGACCCAGGAGGACCTGGAGGCCGCCAAGGACCGGCTGCGCGAGCGCGGCCTGCTGGACGCCGCGGGCGACCTCACCCAGGAGGGCCGCGACCTGCGGGAGGCGGTGGAGGTGGAGACCGACCGGCTGGACCGGGCGCCGTACGAGCACATCGGCGCGGCGGGCACGGCGCGGCTGACGGAGCTGGGGCAGACCTGGTTCCGGATCGCGCTCGGCAACGGCGGCTTCCCGGCGGACCTGTTCGGCAAGGCCTGA